In Denticeps clupeoides chromosome 1, fDenClu1.1, whole genome shotgun sequence, a single window of DNA contains:
- the LOC114801180 gene encoding uncharacterized protein LOC114801180, whose translation MQLEAAKLRADREARGLREKELAHQLQLKQLELEEHDRERQLHLKQMELEERDRERQFEHERQERDLELKRLELELASKSVLSVESQTPVFDCVLVVKAQEVYSSLSLQQSSDYDVVKTSILNAYELVPEAYRQRFRKSRKGEQLTYVEFAREKEALFNRWCVSSKVSTWEQLRELILLEEFKNCVPEAVATHLNDQKVSTLAQAAVCADEFVLTHKVVLFSLKKTRSGCSCKVAVRPELPMQGIDFILGNDLAGGKVLPLPEVIDNPAVPPSSVVPGYESVTRAQTRRQSTDELCDTFMAVSDPLVSRAAPSDGGVVEGAPRTRAVNGHDDETMSLPRPFKLEVDASAVGAGAVLLQEDAD comes from the exons atgcagcttgaagcagcaaaactgcgGGCTGACCGAGAAGCTCGTGGGCTGCGTGAAAAGGAGCTAGCGCATCAGCTACAACTCAAGCAATTGGAACTGGAAGAACAtgatcgcgaacgccagttgCACCTTAAGCAAATGGAGTTGGAAGAACgtgatcgcgaacgccagtttGAGCATGAACGTCAAGAACGAGACCTAGAATTAAAGCGTCTCGAACTTGAATTAGCTTCCAAGTCGGTCCTGTCTGTCGAGTCGCAAAcccctgtttttgat TGTGTTCTTGTGGTCAaggctcaggaagtttactcttcactttctttgcagcagagctctgactatgatgtggtaaagacttcAATTCTGAACGCGTACGAACTTGTCCCGGAAGCGTACCGTCAAAGATTCCGGAAGTCTAGGAAGGGTGAGCAACTTACGtatgtggagtttgccagagagaaagaagctttgtttaaccggtggtgtgtttccagtaaggtcagtacgtgggaacagcttcgtgaattaatccttttggaggaatttaaaaactgcgtcccggaagctgttgccactcatctgaaCGACCAGAAGGTGTCAACGCTGGCGCAGGCAGCCGTCTGCGCAGATGAATTCGTGCTTACTCATAAAGTTGTTTTATTCAGTCTCAAGAAAACCAGATCGGGAT gttcgtGCAAAGTCGCAGTGCGCCCCGAACTGCCTATGCAGGGAATCGATTTTATTCTTGGGAACGATTTGGCTGGAGGGAAAGTTCTTCCCCTTCCGGAGGTCATTGATAACCCTGCGGTTCCACCCTCTTCAGTGGTGCCGGGTTATGAGTCAGTCACCCGAGCGCAGACACGCCGGCAGAGTACGGATGAGCTGTGTGATACgtttatggctgtttctgaCCCTCTGGTCTCCCGTGCAGCGCCATCAGACGGCGGAGTGGTAGAGGGAGCGCCGCGGACGCGTGCTGTTAATGGCCATGATGATGAAACAATGTCGCTGCCT cgccctttcaaactggaggtggatgccagtgctgttggagctggggctgtgctgttacaggaagatgcggattga